In one Arachis duranensis cultivar V14167 chromosome 9, aradu.V14167.gnm2.J7QH, whole genome shotgun sequence genomic region, the following are encoded:
- the LOC107465503 gene encoding protein FAR1-RELATED SEQUENCE 5-like, producing the protein MIYVHILKDVGLWIIFKVVLKHSHPYCPNRAEMFKQHRELGMFLHRTIENNKKAGSRPSKTYQSFIATAGSHCELSFIEKDVRNYITRKVRNVSEQDNAKEFGKYLLRIKEKNQNFLFELNLEGDHSIKNAFWADARSRAAYEYFGDVGLFDTTYKTNRYNLVFGSFVGVNYHHQSTLLECALMKNEDIQSFK; encoded by the exons ATGATTTATGTACATATATTGAAGGACGTCGGTCTTTGGATAATTTTCAAAGTTGTTCTCAAGCATTCACACCCTTACTGTCCAAATCGAGCAGAGATGTTCAAACAACACAGGGAACTAGGCATGTTTTTACATCGCACCATTGAAAACAACAAGAAAGCCGGAAGCAGACCGAGTAAAACATATCAGTCATTTATAGCAACAGCAGGCAGTCATTGCGAACTAAGTTTTATAGAAAAAGACGTGAGGAATTATATTACAAGGAAAGTACGGAATGTTTCTGAACAAGACAATGCGAAAGAATTTGGCAAGTACttattaagaataaaagagaagaatcaAAATTTCCTTTTCGAGCTTAACCTTGAAGGTGATCACTCCATCAAAAATGCATTTTGGGCCGATGCAAGAAGCAGGGCTGCATATGAGTATTTTGGAGATGTTGGTTTATTTGATACCACTTACAAGACAAACAG GTATAATTTGGTTTTTGGTTCTTTTGTGGGCGTGAATTATCACCATCAGTCGACACTTCTTGAATGCGCTTTGATGAAAAATGAAGACATCCAATCATTCAAATGA
- the LOC107465504 gene encoding protein FAR1-RELATED SEQUENCE 6-like, which yields MRNKISIEVQFQHMYIHEKFREVQTQFREKVNYIAISMHSTLGFTTYEVVEHVSNSTFNKFLVTYDAVSREVKCQCLLFESRGILCRHSLSILSFERVDNMAPKYILERWSKNIKRTDTHIKSSQNEPLLEPRSKRSDDLVFQTHNICKFTSESEELTRILHWAFDNVMVEMQEYQERIKGKYLLSHKEATLSDVNDLQSPPCVKTRGWPKSRLGLNPEKDL from the coding sequence ATGCGCAACAAAATTAGCATAGAGGTGCAGTTTCAACACATGTATATCCACGAGAAGTTCAGGGAAGTTCAAACACAATTCAGAGAAAAGGTGAATTACATCGCAATATCAATGCATTCCACCCTAGGTTTCACAACATACGAAGTTGTAGAGCACGTTTCCAACTCAACATTCAACAAGTTTTTGGTCACCTACGACGCAGTATCACGAGAGGTAAAGTGCCAGTGCTTGCTGTTTGAGTCAAGGGGCATACTGTGCCGCCATTCCCTGAGCATCCTAAGCTTCGAGCGAGTGGATAACATGGCACCGAAATACATACTGGAGCGCTGGAGTAAGAACATAAAGAGGACGgacacacacatcaagagcagccaaAATGAGCCTCTATTGGAGCCGAGAAGCAAGAGATCCGATGATTTGGTGTTTCAGACACATAATATTTGCAAATTTACATCAGAGTCCGAGGAACTAACCAGAATTCTGCACTGGGCATTTGACAATGTCATGGTTGAGATGCAAGAATATCAAGAGAGAATAAAAGGAAAATACTTGTTATCCCACAAAGAAGCGACGTTGAGCGACGTGAACGACCTTCAAAGCCCACCATGTGTCAAAACAAGGGGCTGGCCCAAGAGCAGACTTGGATTAAACCCGGAAAAAGATCTCTAA